Proteins encoded by one window of Gammaproteobacteria bacterium:
- a CDS encoding PhoX family protein: protein MFKPLPHLNTPRAPRVCSRRSFLQKALAGSGIVATGPLLWSCGGSSGGDGPGGTVLSPSLTKLGPLQDPDENGIRLPQGFSSRIVAESGFPILSDVIGGVVGPLLGYEWHTFPDGGATFAADDGGWVYVSNSESVPGGVGAIRFDAEGNRVDAYRILSGTIINCAGGPTPWGTWLSCEEIATGRVHECFPFGGVSDARALPALGVFDHEAVAVDPVRRQLFLTEDSGDARFYRFVPSAGDWPDGAERPQLAEGLLQVMVVPGFADSRDLSLDAPPLYVEWIDAMNPDRPQSRNRLEAATIFAGSEGIWYIDDLVYFTCKSGNRVWAYDALEQTIQLIYAAELYGGDEAPLRGVDNCTVYGASRDLVVAEDGGDMRISAIAPDGTVEPILQIVGQDDSEITGPAFSPDGSRLYFSSQRGGATYGGITYEVSGPFTATI, encoded by the coding sequence CGGATCCGGCATCGTCGCCACCGGGCCGCTGCTGTGGAGCTGCGGCGGCTCCTCGGGCGGCGACGGCCCAGGCGGGACCGTGCTGTCGCCGTCGCTGACCAAGCTCGGGCCGCTGCAGGACCCGGACGAAAACGGCATCCGTCTGCCGCAGGGTTTCAGTTCGCGCATCGTCGCGGAATCCGGATTCCCGATTCTTTCGGACGTCATCGGTGGCGTGGTCGGCCCCTTGCTCGGCTACGAGTGGCATACCTTTCCGGACGGCGGCGCCACCTTCGCCGCAGATGACGGCGGCTGGGTCTACGTCTCGAACAGCGAGTCCGTGCCCGGCGGCGTCGGTGCGATCCGCTTTGATGCCGAGGGCAATCGCGTCGATGCCTATCGCATTCTGTCGGGGACGATCATCAATTGCGCCGGCGGCCCCACGCCATGGGGTACCTGGTTGTCCTGCGAGGAGATCGCCACAGGGCGTGTTCATGAGTGCTTTCCGTTTGGCGGTGTAAGCGATGCGCGCGCCTTGCCGGCACTGGGTGTCTTCGACCACGAGGCGGTCGCGGTCGATCCGGTTCGGCGCCAACTGTTTCTGACCGAGGACAGCGGCGACGCGAGGTTTTACCGCTTCGTACCCAGCGCCGGTGACTGGCCAGACGGCGCCGAGCGGCCGCAGCTCGCGGAAGGCCTGCTGCAGGTCATGGTGGTGCCGGGCTTCGCCGACTCGCGGGACCTATCGCTGGACGCGCCGCCGCTCTATGTCGAATGGATCGATGCGATGAACCCGGATCGGCCGCAGTCGCGCAATCGTCTGGAGGCCGCGACCATTTTTGCCGGCTCCGAGGGGATTTGGTACATCGACGATCTGGTCTACTTCACCTGCAAGTCCGGCAATCGCGTATGGGCTTACGACGCCCTGGAGCAGACAATTCAGCTGATCTACGCGGCCGAGCTCTACGGTGGCGACGAGGCGCCATTGCGCGGCGTCGACAATTGCACCGTCTATGGGGCGAGCCGAGATCTGGTGGTGGCCGAAGATGGCGGCGACATGCGTATTTCAGCGATTGCGCCGGACGGTACGGTCGAGCCCATCCTGCAGATCGTCGGCCAGGATGATTCGGAAATCACCGGCCCGGCCTTCAGTCCGGACGGCAGCCGCCTGTACTTCAGTTCGCAGCGCGGCGGCGCCACCTATGGTGGAATCACCTACGAGGTCAGCGGACCGTTCACCGCCACGATCTGA
- a CDS encoding asparaginase domain-containing protein has protein sequence MDELCIVTTGGTIDKLYFDDKSDYQIGEPLIDRMLHKLGVAFRYTVVPLLRKDSLHLTDEDRVAIRDAIAAQPARHVLVTHGTDTMVETAQALASLGDRTIVLTGALSPARFRESDAEFNIGTAVGAVQSLPPGVYIAMNGRVWDPKKVRKNVAENRFEAL, from the coding sequence ATGGACGAACTGTGCATCGTCACCACCGGCGGCACCATCGACAAGCTGTATTTCGACGACAAGTCGGACTACCAGATCGGAGAGCCGCTGATCGACCGCATGTTGCACAAGCTCGGTGTGGCGTTCCGCTACACCGTGGTTCCGCTGCTGCGCAAGGACAGCCTGCACCTCACCGATGAGGACCGCGTGGCGATTCGCGACGCGATCGCCGCGCAGCCGGCGCGTCACGTCCTGGTGACGCATGGCACCGACACCATGGTGGAGACGGCGCAGGCCTTGGCTTCGCTTGGCGATCGCACCATCGTGCTGACCGGTGCGCTGAGCCCGGCACGCTTTCGCGAGTCGGATGCCGAATTCAACATCGGCACTGCCGTGGGCGCGGTGCAAAGCCTGCCGCCCGGCGTCTACATCGCCATGAACGGCCGTGTCTGGGATCCGAAAAAGGTGCGCAAGAACGTCGCCGAAAACCGGTTCGAGGCCTTGTAA